One part of the Sphingobium yanoikuyae genome encodes these proteins:
- a CDS encoding CitMHS family transporter, which translates to MNLALLGFLMVATFMTLIMTKRMTPLVALIVIPSLFGVIAGQAAGLGDMMIDGIKNLAPTGVMLLFAILFFSTMTDTGLFDPLVARLVKIVHGDPLLILLGTVVLCSIVSLDGDGSTTYIITIAALLPLYKRFDMNRLYLVCLLMVTSGIMNLTPWGGPTARAASALKLDPATLFLPLIPGMIAGLAFLLGLAFWFGIKERRRLGKVQARQSVAPSDLGVSQYPEARRPHLRWFNGLLVVALLVLLVWGVLPLSVLMMIAFAIAMIVNYPGVAQQKERIAAHAGNVLSVVSLIFAAGIFTGILGGTGMVEAMSKEVVGVIPPALGPYMAPITALLSMPFTFFISNDAFYFGMLPILAEAGAHYGVEPMAIARASLMGQPVHLLSPLVPSTYLLVSLAGVDLADHQRFTLLPAAAVGIVMTLVGMIALAFPFVA; encoded by the coding sequence ATGAATCTTGCCCTGCTCGGCTTCCTGATGGTCGCCACCTTCATGACGCTGATCATGACCAAGCGGATGACGCCGCTGGTCGCGCTGATCGTCATCCCCTCGCTGTTCGGCGTGATCGCCGGTCAGGCCGCCGGCCTTGGCGACATGATGATCGACGGCATCAAGAATCTGGCGCCGACCGGCGTCATGCTGCTGTTCGCCATCCTCTTCTTCTCGACCATGACCGACACCGGCCTGTTCGACCCGCTGGTCGCCCGGCTGGTGAAGATCGTGCATGGCGATCCGCTGCTGATCCTCCTGGGCACGGTGGTGCTCTGCTCGATCGTCAGCCTCGACGGCGACGGGTCGACCACCTACATCATCACCATCGCTGCGCTGCTTCCCCTCTACAAAAGGTTCGACATGAACCGGCTCTATCTCGTCTGCCTGCTGATGGTGACGAGCGGGATCATGAACCTGACCCCGTGGGGCGGGCCGACCGCCCGCGCCGCGAGCGCGCTGAAGCTGGACCCGGCCACCCTGTTCCTGCCGCTCATCCCCGGCATGATCGCCGGCCTCGCCTTCCTGCTCGGCCTCGCCTTCTGGTTCGGCATCAAGGAACGCCGGCGCCTCGGCAAGGTGCAGGCGCGCCAGTCGGTCGCCCCGTCGGACCTGGGCGTCTCGCAATATCCCGAAGCGCGCCGGCCGCATTTGCGCTGGTTCAACGGCCTGCTGGTGGTGGCGCTGCTCGTCCTGCTGGTCTGGGGCGTGCTGCCGCTCTCGGTGCTGATGATGATCGCCTTCGCCATCGCCATGATCGTCAACTATCCCGGCGTCGCCCAGCAGAAGGAACGGATCGCCGCCCATGCCGGCAATGTCCTGTCGGTCGTGTCGCTGATCTTCGCCGCCGGCATCTTCACCGGCATCCTCGGCGGCACCGGCATGGTGGAGGCGATGAGCAAGGAAGTCGTCGGCGTCATCCCGCCCGCGCTCGGCCCCTATATGGCGCCGATCACCGCCCTGCTCTCCATGCCCTTCACCTTCTTCATCTCCAACGACGCCTTCTATTTCGGCATGCTGCCGATCCTTGCCGAAGCCGGCGCCCATTATGGCGTCGAACCGATGGCAATCGCCCGCGCCTCGCTGATGGGCCAGCCGGTCCATCTGCTCAGCCCGCTGGTCCCCTCCACCTATCTGCTGGTCAGCCTGGCGGGCGTGGACCTGGCCGATCATCAGCGCTTCACCCTGTTGCCCGCCGCCGCGGTCGGCATCGTCATGACCCTGGTCGGCATGATCGCCCTGGCCTTCCCCTTTGTCGCCTAG
- a CDS encoding AbrB family transcriptional regulator, whose amino-acid sequence MDTLLRFLAALAVGAAGGALFWSIHAPLPWVLGSMAACAVASVAGLPIQASAATRRPMAAVIGVVLGSSFGPHLLPQARDWIIPLAALPFFLATAALLCVTYFRKVAKFDPVTAYFAGMPGGIAEMVVMGAERGADERAIGLIHGARIFLVVFILPFLIRLDHAPVATSAVTPVTGDVASWPLLFWGLGCALLGLLIGRLLRLPAWHLVGPLAVSAAVHMSGLADFRIPGWALAAAQVGLGATMGCRFVGLTLKELLRILALAAGSTAILLAVTFAWAAGIGTLAGVDPVLLTLAYSPGGLAEMSMVALSLALEPGVVVIHHLTRVILVLIGAPLGFASMGRKSGAD is encoded by the coding sequence GTGGACACGCTTCTCCGCTTCCTGGCGGCGCTTGCCGTCGGGGCGGCCGGCGGCGCGCTTTTCTGGTCGATTCATGCGCCACTGCCCTGGGTGCTCGGATCGATGGCGGCCTGCGCGGTCGCCAGCGTCGCCGGTTTGCCGATTCAGGCTTCCGCCGCCACCCGCCGCCCGATGGCGGCGGTGATCGGCGTGGTGCTGGGCAGCAGCTTTGGCCCGCATTTGTTGCCGCAGGCGCGCGACTGGATCATCCCGCTCGCCGCCCTGCCCTTCTTCCTCGCCACCGCGGCGCTGCTGTGCGTCACCTATTTCCGCAAGGTCGCGAAGTTCGATCCGGTCACCGCCTATTTCGCCGGCATGCCCGGCGGCATTGCAGAGATGGTGGTGATGGGGGCGGAGCGCGGCGCTGACGAACGCGCCATCGGCCTGATCCATGGCGCGCGCATCTTCCTCGTCGTCTTCATCCTGCCCTTCCTGATCCGGCTCGATCATGCGCCGGTCGCGACCAGCGCCGTGACACCCGTGACCGGCGATGTCGCCAGCTGGCCACTGCTCTTCTGGGGGCTGGGCTGCGCGCTTCTGGGCCTGCTGATCGGCCGGCTGCTGCGCCTGCCGGCCTGGCATCTGGTCGGGCCGCTGGCGGTCAGCGCCGCCGTGCATATGAGCGGCCTCGCCGATTTCCGCATTCCTGGCTGGGCGCTGGCCGCGGCACAGGTCGGCCTTGGCGCCACCATGGGCTGCCGCTTCGTCGGCCTGACGCTGAAGGAATTGCTGCGCATATTGGCGCTGGCGGCGGGGTCGACGGCGATCCTGCTGGCCGTCACCTTTGCCTGGGCGGCGGGGATCGGCACGCTTGCCGGGGTCGATCCGGTGCTGCTGACGCTCGCTTATTCGCCGGGCGGTCTCGCCGAAATGAGCATGGTCGCGCTCAGCCTGGCGCTGGAGCCGGGCGTCGTCGTCATCCACCATCTGACCCGCGTCATCCTGGTGCTGATCGGCGCGCCGCTCGGCTTTGCCTCCATGGGAAGGAAGAGCGGGGCCGACTGA
- a CDS encoding TerC family protein: protein MNDIWTHIVADFSNLGSPSALAAFGQVVLIDIMLAADNAIVVGALAAGLPPASRRKVIAIGVIAALVLRIAFALLVTQLMQLVGLVFAGGLLLVWVGWKMWRELRAHGEPEDAEHMAGKAAPKGFAQAAWAVAIADVSMSLDNVLAVAGAAREHPGILVIGLVLSVALMGVAANLLARVIERYRAVAYFGLIVILYVAGKMIYEGAIDPATGLITLF from the coding sequence ATGAACGACATCTGGACTCACATAGTCGCCGATTTTTCCAATCTCGGCTCTCCATCCGCGCTGGCCGCCTTTGGCCAGGTCGTGCTGATCGACATCATGCTGGCGGCGGACAATGCGATCGTCGTCGGCGCGCTGGCGGCCGGCCTGCCGCCGGCGTCGCGGCGCAAGGTGATCGCGATCGGCGTGATCGCCGCGCTGGTGCTGCGCATCGCCTTTGCCCTGCTGGTCACGCAGCTGATGCAGCTTGTCGGCCTGGTCTTTGCCGGCGGCCTGCTGCTGGTCTGGGTCGGCTGGAAGATGTGGCGCGAGCTGCGCGCACATGGCGAACCGGAAGATGCCGAGCATATGGCCGGCAAGGCGGCGCCCAAGGGCTTTGCCCAGGCGGCCTGGGCGGTCGCGATTGCCGATGTCAGCATGAGCCTGGATAATGTGCTGGCGGTGGCCGGCGCGGCGCGGGAGCATCCCGGCATCCTGGTGATCGGCTTGGTCCTGTCGGTGGCGCTGATGGGCGTGGCGGCGAACCTGCTGGCCCGCGTGATCGAACGCTATCGCGCGGTCGCCTATTTCGGCCTGATCGTGATCCTCTATGTCGCCGGCAAGATGATCTATGAAGGGGCGATCGACCCGGCCACGGGCCTCATCACCTTGTTCTGA
- a CDS encoding DedA family protein, with product MSDLSDLILDMITRYGWWSGPIIGVLAFFESLVVIGLFVPAIATMIAVGGLIGAGLVDPAPVFACAVFGAILGDWVSYTLGRSVGPAIYRHRWLRGHRLAFARARLFFRRYGFISVLLGRFLGPVRSTVPVVAGVVKMPHGPFQIANILSALLWVPALLLPGYLAGGRLTHFDFEAEHFAMMALGLCLVPLLLGWLAIRFFNKPRQRHRTMSAQRG from the coding sequence ATGTCTGACCTGTCTGATCTCATCCTGGACATGATTACCCGCTATGGCTGGTGGAGCGGGCCGATCATCGGCGTGCTGGCCTTTTTCGAATCGCTGGTGGTGATCGGGCTGTTCGTGCCGGCGATCGCCACGATGATCGCGGTCGGCGGGCTGATCGGGGCGGGGCTGGTCGATCCGGCGCCGGTGTTCGCCTGCGCCGTGTTCGGCGCGATCCTGGGCGACTGGGTATCCTATACGCTGGGGCGGTCGGTCGGGCCGGCCATCTATCGCCATCGCTGGCTGCGCGGGCATCGGCTGGCCTTTGCGCGGGCGCGGCTCTTCTTTCGCCGCTATGGCTTCATCTCGGTGCTGCTTGGCCGCTTCCTGGGGCCGGTCCGTTCGACCGTGCCGGTGGTCGCGGGCGTGGTGAAGATGCCGCATGGCCCGTTTCAGATCGCCAATATCCTGTCCGCCCTGTTGTGGGTGCCGGCGCTGCTGCTGCCCGGCTATCTGGCCGGCGGCCGGTTGACCCATTTCGATTTCGAGGCGGAGCATTTCGCCATGATGGCGCTGGGCCTGTGCCTGGTGCCGCTGCTGCTGGGATGGCTGGCGATCCGTTTCTTCAACAAGCCGCGCCAGCGGCATCGCACCATGTCCGCACAGCGCGGCTGA
- a CDS encoding NADP(H)-dependent aldo-keto reductase has product MEYRTLGRTDLWVSLICLGTMTWGSQNSEAEAHAQLDYAVGQGVNFIDTAEMFPVTPVSRETQGLTEAYIGSWIAGRKKRDDIILATKVAGPARDPSRGIRTADRLDRRNIEQAIDHSLRRLQTDYIDLYQVHWPDRPVPSFGVRGLSALADRPDTVPIEETLDALADLVKAGKIRHVGVSNETPWGVSEYLRLARDQGLPRIASIQNAYNLLNRVFEIGLSEFALREDVGLLAYSPLAGGNLTGKYLGGVIAPGTRRDVARQFVRYDLPGQAPAAARYVAIAHAHGLDPAQLALAYVNSRPFVTATIIGATSLDQLRADIDSVNLTLSADAIAAIEAVHRDLPDPCP; this is encoded by the coding sequence ATGGAATATCGCACGCTCGGTCGCACCGACCTCTGGGTCAGCCTGATCTGCCTTGGCACCATGACCTGGGGATCGCAGAACAGCGAAGCCGAAGCGCACGCCCAGCTCGACTATGCGGTCGGCCAGGGCGTCAATTTCATCGACACCGCCGAAATGTTTCCGGTCACCCCGGTCAGCCGCGAGACCCAGGGCCTGACCGAAGCCTATATCGGCAGCTGGATCGCCGGGCGAAAGAAGCGCGACGACATCATCCTGGCGACCAAGGTGGCCGGCCCCGCGCGCGATCCCTCGCGCGGCATCCGCACCGCGGACCGGCTCGATCGCCGGAACATCGAACAGGCAATCGACCACAGCCTGCGCCGGTTGCAGACCGACTATATCGATCTGTATCAGGTCCACTGGCCCGACCGGCCGGTCCCCTCCTTCGGCGTGCGCGGCCTGTCCGCCCTGGCCGACCGGCCCGACACCGTGCCGATCGAGGAAACGCTCGATGCCCTTGCCGATCTGGTGAAGGCGGGCAAGATCCGCCATGTCGGCGTGTCGAACGAAACGCCCTGGGGCGTCAGCGAATATCTGCGCCTGGCGCGGGACCAGGGCCTGCCCCGCATCGCGTCGATCCAGAACGCCTATAATCTGCTCAACCGCGTGTTCGAAATCGGCCTGTCCGAATTTGCCCTGCGTGAAGATGTCGGCCTGCTCGCCTATTCGCCGCTCGCCGGCGGCAATCTGACCGGCAAATATCTGGGCGGGGTGATCGCGCCCGGCACCCGCCGCGACGTCGCGCGCCAGTTCGTCCGCTACGACCTGCCCGGCCAGGCCCCGGCCGCTGCCCGCTATGTCGCGATCGCCCATGCCCATGGCCTTGATCCCGCGCAGCTCGCGCTCGCCTATGTCAACAGCCGCCCGTTCGTCACTGCGACGATCATCGGCGCGACCTCGCTGGACCAGCTCAGGGCCGACATCGACAGCGTCAACCTGACGCTCAGCGCCGACGCCATCGCCGCGATCGAGGCGGTCCATCGCGACCTGCCCGATCCCTGCCCCTGA
- a CDS encoding sensor histidine kinase — protein sequence MGFDRRFSIGLALRLVMAMACLAALAWALMTPDLGAVRILCAIGAAVSAMALWHHVRRANFELARFVEAIEFGDLQARFARPGSDSGFDQLGAALDRGIRKLRDDRVRLQEASRFYEALADDAPAALLTIAPDGRIEPVNKAARKLFNRHAGVRPDDYAPYGGHFAATLTALEPGRSQTMLIETDIGPQRVLIRCASLTRLGGATRVIAVQVIQQALNAVEVAAQSDLIRVLTHEIMNSMTPVTSLARTASDLMAQADDGGDPLIADARAAVDTLARRADGVMHFVETYRTITRPPLVDRRLFAARPFADELAKLFAADADRASVHLEVRVSPADHRIDADPDLLAQVVINLLRNAADAAECHRDRPEVSLSIAAISAGRTRIEVADNGPGVPEALRHDIFLPFFTTKKTGSGIGLSLGRQVLLAHDGTIEIDSAPSGGALFRLTL from the coding sequence ATGGGCTTTGATCGGCGCTTCTCGATCGGCCTGGCGCTGCGGCTGGTCATGGCGATGGCGTGCCTGGCGGCGCTCGCCTGGGCGCTGATGACGCCGGACCTGGGCGCCGTGCGCATCCTGTGCGCGATCGGCGCGGCGGTCAGCGCGATGGCGCTATGGCATCATGTGCGCCGCGCCAATTTCGAGCTGGCCCGCTTTGTCGAGGCGATCGAGTTCGGCGACTTGCAGGCGCGCTTTGCCCGGCCGGGATCGGACAGCGGCTTCGACCAGCTGGGCGCGGCGCTCGATCGCGGCATCCGCAAGCTGCGCGACGATCGGGTGCGCTTGCAGGAGGCGTCGCGCTTCTATGAAGCGCTGGCCGATGATGCGCCCGCCGCGCTGCTGACGATCGCGCCCGATGGCCGGATCGAACCGGTGAACAAGGCGGCGCGCAAGCTGTTCAACCGCCATGCCGGGGTGCGGCCGGACGATTATGCCCCCTATGGCGGCCATTTCGCCGCGACGCTGACCGCGCTGGAGCCGGGGCGCAGCCAGACCATGTTGATCGAGACCGATATCGGGCCGCAGCGCGTGCTGATCCGCTGCGCCAGCCTGACCCGGCTGGGCGGGGCGACGCGGGTGATTGCGGTGCAGGTGATCCAGCAGGCCCTGAATGCGGTCGAGGTGGCGGCGCAGAGCGACCTTATCCGCGTGCTGACGCACGAGATCATGAATTCGATGACGCCGGTGACATCGCTCGCCCGCACCGCGTCGGACCTGATGGCGCAGGCGGACGATGGCGGCGACCCGCTGATCGCCGATGCCCGTGCCGCCGTCGATACGCTGGCCCGGCGCGCCGACGGGGTGATGCATTTCGTCGAAACCTATCGCACCATCACGCGCCCGCCGCTGGTCGATCGCCGCCTGTTCGCGGCGCGGCCCTTTGCCGATGAACTGGCCAAGCTGTTCGCGGCCGATGCCGATCGCGCGAGCGTGCATCTGGAGGTGCGGGTCAGCCCGGCCGACCATCGCATCGATGCCGATCCCGACCTGTTGGCGCAGGTGGTCATCAACCTGCTGCGCAATGCGGCGGATGCGGCCGAATGCCATCGCGACCGGCCCGAAGTGTCGCTGAGCATCGCCGCGATCAGCGCCGGGCGCACCCGGATCGAGGTGGCGGACAATGGCCCCGGCGTGCCCGAGGCGCTGCGCCACGACATCTTCCTGCCCTTCTTCACCACCAAGAAGACCGGCAGCGGCATTGGCCTGAGCCTTGGTCGGCAGGTGCTGCTGGCGCATGACGGCACGATCGAGATCGACAGCGCGCCGTCGGGCGGCGCGCTGTTCCGGCTGACGTTGTAG
- a CDS encoding sigma-54-dependent transcriptional regulator → MTQEKPFELCVVIDDDDDILLAARLLLRAIFGEVLTFRDPESAFAATAGLTPEAFLLDANFSRGATNAAEGFEWLGRFLARDPQAVIVMITAHAGVQVAIEAMKRGATDFVTKPWSNERLLATVRTAAALRASRKAVAQKDKVAMIAAAPAGETPLLGTSPAMARVQQLIDRAAPTDANVLILGENGTGKELVARELHRRSRRAERIMLPVDLGAVAESVIDSELFGHVKGAFTDARADRIGRLQAADGGTLFLDEIGNLPLHLQPKLLTALEQRKVTPVGANKPVAVDIRVIAATNLSAGQIADEGRFRQDLLFRLNTVEIVLPPLRERREDIPALVAHYHALYARKYAQPVHPIAPELMAALVAYDWPGNVRALRHAIERAVILAGDAPFGIEDIPLRSHGSPEPVRIDRAAVVEAPPPPDDMNLERVERRLVETALMKHGYNISSAAAELGLTRASLYRRMEKHGL, encoded by the coding sequence ATGACACAGGAGAAGCCATTCGAGCTGTGCGTCGTCATCGATGATGATGACGACATATTGCTGGCCGCGCGCCTGTTGCTGCGCGCGATCTTTGGCGAAGTGCTGACCTTTCGCGACCCCGAATCCGCCTTTGCCGCGACCGCCGGCCTGACCCCCGAAGCGTTCCTGCTCGACGCCAATTTCTCGCGCGGGGCGACCAATGCGGCGGAAGGGTTCGAATGGCTGGGCCGTTTCCTGGCGCGCGATCCGCAGGCGGTGATCGTGATGATTACCGCCCATGCCGGGGTGCAGGTCGCGATCGAGGCGATGAAGCGCGGTGCGACCGATTTCGTGACCAAGCCCTGGTCGAACGAGCGGTTGCTGGCGACGGTGCGCACGGCCGCAGCGCTGCGCGCGTCGCGCAAGGCGGTGGCGCAGAAGGACAAGGTGGCGATGATCGCGGCGGCGCCGGCGGGGGAGACGCCGCTGCTCGGCACATCACCGGCGATGGCGCGGGTGCAGCAACTGATCGACCGTGCCGCGCCGACCGACGCCAATGTGCTGATCCTGGGCGAGAATGGCACGGGCAAGGAATTGGTCGCGCGCGAACTGCATCGCCGATCGCGCCGGGCCGAGCGGATCATGCTGCCGGTCGACCTGGGCGCGGTGGCCGAAAGCGTGATCGATTCCGAATTGTTCGGGCATGTGAAGGGCGCCTTCACCGATGCACGGGCCGACCGGATCGGCCGGTTGCAGGCGGCCGATGGCGGCACCCTGTTCCTGGACGAGATCGGCAATCTGCCGCTGCACCTGCAGCCCAAGCTGCTGACCGCGCTGGAGCAGCGCAAGGTGACGCCGGTGGGCGCCAACAAGCCGGTGGCGGTGGACATCAGGGTGATCGCCGCCACCAACCTGAGCGCCGGGCAGATCGCGGACGAGGGGCGGTTCCGCCAGGATCTGCTGTTCCGGCTCAATACGGTCGAGATAGTGCTGCCGCCGCTGCGCGAGCGGCGCGAGGATATTCCCGCGCTGGTCGCCCATTATCATGCGCTCTATGCCCGCAAATATGCGCAGCCGGTCCATCCGATCGCGCCCGAACTGATGGCGGCGCTGGTCGCCTATGACTGGCCCGGCAATGTCCGCGCGCTGCGCCATGCGATCGAGCGCGCGGTGATCCTGGCCGGGGACGCCCCCTTTGGCATCGAGGATATCCCGCTGCGCAGCCATGGCAGTCCCGAGCCGGTCCGGATCGACCGCGCCGCCGTGGTGGAGGCGCCGCCACCGCCCGACGACATGAATCTGGAGCGGGTCGAGCGGCGGCTGGTCGAGACCGCGCTGATGAAGCATGGCTATAATATCTCCAGCGCCGCCGCCGAACTGGGCCTGACCCGCGCCTCCCTCTATCGCCGCATGGAAAAACATGGGCTTTGA
- a CDS encoding efflux RND transporter periplasmic adaptor subunit codes for MSVVSMPSETPRAAAPTSGGAMDRVVARKALPLRAKIALGAAGAIALIGTAWYYMPSSNSQTLPADRIVVSTVSQGRFDDFLPLRARVTPLITVYLDAIEGGRVEEVLVEDGATVQKGQLLARLSNAELQLSVLARQTEVTQQLNSMRSQELALSQNRLTNNRAMLEADLDLKKAQRQYEREAPLAARGFVAGRTFADTRDDLSYQRDRRAVLARTQQTDERLQTSQLAQLRASAETLQSSLGVARASLEALNLRAPVAGTVSAFSIQVGQSMARGERLGQIDSPGRNKLVAGIDEFYLPRVQLGQTATVDWNGKSYRMKVAKIYPTVRNGQFEIDLQFLDGEPPQIQRGQTLQAKLTLGDPVRARLIPNGSFYNDTGGAWVFVVTPDGGEAVKRAVRLGRRNADYIEILDGLEPGEQVLTSPYTGFADKDRLVLEKK; via the coding sequence ATGAGCGTCGTCAGCATGCCGAGCGAAACGCCGCGGGCTGCCGCGCCCACCAGTGGCGGCGCGATGGACCGGGTGGTGGCGCGCAAGGCCCTGCCGCTGCGCGCGAAGATCGCGCTGGGTGCTGCCGGCGCGATCGCGCTGATCGGCACCGCCTGGTATTATATGCCCAGCAGCAACAGCCAGACCCTGCCGGCCGACCGCATCGTCGTCTCCACCGTCAGCCAGGGCCGGTTCGACGATTTCCTGCCGCTGCGCGCCCGCGTCACCCCGCTCATCACCGTCTATCTCGACGCGATCGAGGGCGGCCGGGTCGAGGAGGTGCTGGTCGAGGATGGCGCCACCGTCCAGAAGGGCCAGCTGCTCGCCCGCCTGTCCAACGCGGAACTGCAACTGTCGGTCCTCGCCCGCCAGACCGAAGTGACGCAGCAGCTCAATTCGATGCGCAGCCAGGAACTGGCGCTGTCGCAGAACCGGCTCACCAACAACCGCGCCATGCTGGAGGCCGATCTCGACCTCAAGAAGGCGCAGCGCCAATATGAGCGGGAAGCGCCGCTGGCCGCGCGCGGCTTCGTCGCCGGCCGGACCTTTGCCGACACGCGCGACGATCTCAGCTATCAGCGCGATCGCCGGGCCGTCCTCGCCCGCACCCAGCAGACCGACGAGCGGCTCCAGACCAGCCAGCTCGCCCAGTTGCGCGCTTCGGCCGAAACCCTCCAGTCCAGCCTCGGTGTCGCCCGCGCCAGCCTGGAGGCGCTCAACCTGCGCGCGCCGGTCGCCGGCACCGTTTCCGCCTTCTCGATCCAGGTCGGCCAGTCGATGGCGCGCGGCGAGCGACTGGGCCAGATCGACAGCCCCGGGCGCAACAAGCTGGTTGCCGGGATCGACGAATTCTACCTGCCCCGCGTCCAGCTCGGCCAGACCGCGACGGTCGACTGGAACGGCAAGAGCTACCGGATGAAGGTCGCGAAAATCTATCCGACCGTGCGCAACGGCCAGTTCGAGATCGACCTGCAATTCCTCGACGGCGAACCGCCCCAGATCCAGCGCGGCCAGACGCTCCAGGCCAAGCTGACGCTGGGCGATCCGGTGCGCGCGCGGCTCATCCCCAATGGCAGCTTCTACAATGACACCGGCGGTGCCTGGGTGTTCGTGGTGACACCCGACGGCGGCGAGGCGGTGAAGCGCGCCGTGCGCCTGGGCCGGCGCAACGCCGACTATATCGAGATCCTCGACGGGCTGGAGCCCGGCGAGCAGGTGCTCACATCCCCCTATACCGGGTTTGCCGACAAGGATCGGCTGGTCCTCGAAAAGAAGTGA
- a CDS encoding ABC transporter ATP-binding protein: MTQALLSLRELSRVYRTDMVETTALDAIDLDIFQGEFVAIMGPSGCGKSTLLNMIGMLDSPSSGSYRFGDTEIAGLPEPRLAGIRKTHLGFIFQSFNLIDELSVAENIELALLYHAMPAAERKAKVEAVMDRVGIAHRARHRPSQLSGGQQQRVAVARALVSEPRLILADEPTGNLDTSHGEEVMKMLQTLNAEGSTIVMVTHSPAHADYASRVVHMLDGRILQERRRAA; this comes from the coding sequence ATGACCCAAGCGTTGCTCAGCCTGCGTGAACTCAGCCGCGTCTATCGCACCGACATGGTCGAAACCACCGCGCTCGACGCGATCGACCTCGACATCTTCCAGGGCGAATTTGTCGCGATCATGGGCCCGTCGGGCTGCGGCAAGTCGACCCTGCTGAACATGATCGGCATGCTCGACAGCCCGTCGAGCGGCTCCTACCGCTTTGGCGACACCGAGATTGCCGGCCTGCCCGAACCCAGGCTGGCGGGCATCCGCAAGACGCATCTGGGCTTCATCTTCCAGAGCTTCAATCTGATCGACGAACTGAGCGTGGCCGAGAACATCGAACTCGCCCTGCTCTATCACGCCATGCCCGCGGCCGAGCGCAAGGCGAAGGTCGAGGCGGTGATGGACCGGGTCGGCATCGCCCATCGCGCCCGCCACCGCCCCAGCCAGCTGTCGGGCGGCCAGCAGCAGCGCGTCGCCGTCGCCCGCGCGCTGGTGTCCGAACCGCGCCTGATCCTGGCCGACGAACCGACCGGCAATCTCGACACCAGCCATGGCGAGGAAGTGATGAAGATGCTCCAGACGCTCAACGCCGAAGGATCGACCATCGTCATGGTCACCCACTCGCCCGCCCATGCCGATTATGCCAGCCGCGTCGTCCACATGCTGGACGGCCGCATCCTGCAGGAACGGCGCCGCGCCGCCTGA